In Elaeis guineensis isolate ETL-2024a chromosome 1, EG11, whole genome shotgun sequence, a genomic segment contains:
- the LOC105039973 gene encoding probable pre-mRNA-splicing factor ATP-dependent RNA helicase DEAH2: MSTERKRKVSLFDVVDETSVSAKLARANGSAPGRAPAAAPAVPPGINRWSGRPYSARYYEILEKRRTLPVWQQKDEFLQALKANQCLILVGETGSGKTTQIPQFVLEAEDLGKRPMVACTQPRRVAAMSVSRRVAEEMDVAIGEEVGYSIRFEDCSSQKTILKYLTDGMLLREAMADPLLERYKVIILDEAHERTLATDVLFGLLKEVLRNRPELKLVVMSATLEAEKFQGYFNGAPLMKVPGRLHPVEIFYTQEPERDYLEAAIRTVVQIHMCEPPGDILVFLTGEEEIEDACRKITKEVNNLGDQVGPVKAVPLYSTLPPAMQQKIFEPAPAPLMEGGPPGRKIVVSTNIAETSLTIDGIVYVIDPGFSKQKVYNPRIRVESLLVSPISKASAHQRSGRAGRTQPGKCFRLYTEKSFNNDLQAQTYPEILRSNLANTVLTLKKLGIDDLVHFDFMDPPAPETLMRALEVLNYLGALDDEGNLTKLGEFMSEFPLDPQMAKMLIVSPEFNCSNEILSISAMLSVPNCFLRPREAQKAADEAKARFGHIDGDHLTLLNVYHAYKQNNEDPSWCYENFINQRTLKAADNVRQQLARIMARFNLKLCSTDFNSRDYYVNIRKALLTGYFMQVAHLERTGHYLTVKDNQVVHLHPSTCLDHKPEWVIYNEYVLTSRNFIRTVTDIRGEWLIDIAPHYYDLSNFPSCEAKRVLERLYNKREKEKGESKVRNKAT; the protein is encoded by the exons ATGTCGACGGAGAGGAAGCGGAAGGTGAGCCTCTTCGACGTGGTGGACGAGACCTCCGTGTCGGCGAAGCTGGCCAGGGCCAACGGCTCTGCCCCCGGGAGGGCGCCAGCGGCGGCCCCCGCAGTGCCGCCGGGGATCAACCGGTGGAGCGGCCGGCCCTACTCGGCCAGGTACTATGAGATCTTGGAGAAGAGGAGGACCCTCCCTGTCTGGCAGCAGAAAGACGAGTTTTTGCAGGCACTCAAGGCCAACCAGTGCCTGATCCTCGTAGGAGAGACCGGCAGTGGCAAAACCACCCAG ATTCCTCAATTTGTTTTGGAAGCTGAGGATTTGGGCAAACGCCCCATGGTTGCTTGCACCCAACCTCGCAGGGTTGCTGCAATGTCTGTTTCTCGTCGAGTTGCTGAGGAGATGGATGTAGCAataggagaggaagttggttacAGCATTCGGTTTGAAGATTGTAGTAGTCAAAAAACTATACTGAA GTACTTAACTGATGGTATGCTTCTAAGAGAGGCAATGGCTGATCCACTTCTAGAGAGATATAAGGTGATAATTCTTGATGAGGCTCATGAGCGAACTTTAGCAACAGATGTTCTATTTGGGCTTCTGAAAGAGGTTTTGAGAAATAGACCTGAGCTCAAATTAGTTGTAATGAGTGCAACACTGGAGGCTGAGAAGTTTCAGGGGTATTTCAATGGGGCGCCTTTAATGAAGGTACCTGGAAGACTACATCCAGTGGAAATTTTCTATACACAGGAACCAGAGAGGGATTATCTGGAAGCTGCCATTAGAACGGTGGTGCAGATTCACATGTGTGAACCTCCAGGAGACATACTTGTTTTCCTTACTGGAGAGGAGGAAATAGAAGATGCATGTAGGAAAATTACGAAGGAAGTTAATAACCTGGGTGACCAGGTTGGGCCTGTGAAAGCAGTGCCGTTGTATTCTACATTGCCTCCGGCAATGCAGCAGAAGATTTTTGAGCCTGCTCCAGCCCCGCTAATGGAAGGTGGGCCCCCTGGAAGGAAGATTGTGGTGTCAACCAACATTGCAGAAACGTCTCTGACCATAGATGGTATAGTTTATGTGATTGATCCTGGCTTCTCCAAACAAAAAGTGTATAACCCAAGGATACGTGTGGAGTCCTTGCTGGTCTCTCCAATATCAAAGGCAAGCGCTCATCAGAGGTCAGGGCGTGCTGGTAGAACACAGCCTGGAAAATGTTTTAGACTTTATACTGAGAAAAGCTTCAATAATGATTTACAAGCACAGACATATCCAGAAATTCTCCGTTCTAATTTGGCAAATACAGTTCTGACCTTGAAGAAACTTGGAATTGATGATTTGGTACATTTTGACTTTATGGATCCTCCTGCTCCTGAAACCTTGATGCGGGCATTAGAGGTTCTGAACTATCTGGGTGCCTTGGATGATGAAGGGAACTTGACCAAATTAGGTGAATTCATGAGTGAGTTCCCCTTGGACCCTCAAATGGCAAAGATGCTTATTGTCAGCCCGGAGTTCAATTGTTCCAATGAGATCCTCTCTATATCTGCAATGCTCTCAG TACCCAATTGctttctccggcctagggaggcTCAGAAAGCTGCAGATGAAGCAAAAGCTCGGTTTGGGCACATCGACGGGGATCACCTAACGCTTCTGAATGTATATCATGCTTACAAGCAAAACA ATGAAGACCCTTCGTGGTGTTATGAGAATTTTATTAACCAAAGGACGTTAAAGGCTGCTGACAATGTGAGGCAACAGCTTGCACGCATTATGGCCAGATTCAACCTCAAGCTATGCAGCACAGATTTCAACAGCCGTGATTATTATGTCAACATCAGAAAGGCTTTGCTCACAGGATACTTCATGCAGGTAGCTCATCTTGAGCGTACTGGACACTACTTGACTGTGAAGGACAATCAG GTTGTTCATCTCCACCCTTCGACCTGCTTGGATCATAAACCAGAGTGGGTCATCTACAATGAGTATGTATTGACCAGCAGGAACTTCATCCGCACAGTTACAGATATTCGTGGAGAATG GTTAATCGACATTGCTCCACACTATTATGACCTCAGCAATTTCCCTTCCTGTGAGGCAAAACGGGTTTTGGAAAGGCTGTACAATAAGCGCGAGAAAGAAAAAGGCGAGAGCAAGGTCAGAAATAAAGCAACATAA